A section of the Acropora muricata isolate sample 2 chromosome 4, ASM3666990v1, whole genome shotgun sequence genome encodes:
- the LOC136915169 gene encoding uncharacterized protein encodes MLNFSRTEYHNQKVMNMSRTRLLLVLTLAFVFVARACGARDDEDLKSEMENKHEPQRKNLPLDDDVYDALHSILSGERTFQDWPKKCDASLRQRVYKRWKSGVYELKDVHDPMVGSISKRIVEKESNSIVVKRSEVSKIVDCVYQETKGDGAAKLKIHTSHQYSGISRRIIQANLNSMKQNQKVRPLFQNKAPLRPIKACKVQERHQVDLVSMASMPASIDGDTYKYIMSVIDIFSRFVFLRPLQTKESAEVAEHLLDIYNEHGPPEILQSDQGTEFKGVVKTICESLNVRIIKSAAYSPQTQGKDERSHRTWKEKVKFDILNGHHDDLNWVEYLPEYQKLYNESPHSSLGFLSPFEVYFGRPSNRLKNKLSLGKKNDFEVQEENYKMKQNIDELTKKEELRELADERVLVRKKALEASNNAAKNMVKRELKRQPPSLYYKGETILVRIPTSKKTVKGKKNSLKSSCEGRVVDIDHTAHKYQIEFKDPNTLKYKAAWFKVDDVTSLTKEDESKRQRIAHEQSCGGKRKTFAGEPDQEKAPSKVKRTEAQFQNPSVLDISIDQILSAEKLNGDTVNLYFDFLREKHTCGMEDLCLGSSYFYPSLKQSDDNRERYRKYIGKKSLWEYEDVMIPVHLGLEKHWLLVVISVLNLCIYIYDSVCSSLSTYRTIFDTIKTNFIRREVQCLSSEERVLFQEENWEEETPKCPKQKNEKDCGVFTCLLAKNLLFAKNSEDIEWDDNIRSEMASDLLNLSTTETRVDDLPDSLQWIVQNGFQASPKEVPKIRLDREVANAGLTYRQPPTPKDGNCLFHAMSDQLTRVGKAPQTASQLRSDLVSYLRSNPTTPDGIHYREFINHGGWDSYLRRMSMDGEWGDWIALWGLTNMLNIPVALVSSLGEAGLRIINPNAREEETGDFGALALLGHEAEVHFHSLEPASDTANPKDVVSELKERYGEGKVTEEICPNCGKKFQCFSKGVFEGAHGMLQVYSDDNVFCDNCEKYEFN; translated from the exons ATGCTGAATTTTTCGCGTACAGAATATCATAATCAAAAGGTCATGAATATGTCGCGAACGCGGTTACTGTTGGTGTTAACACTTGCTTTTGTATTTGTTGCACGCGCCTGTGGCGCAAGAGATGATGAAGACTTAAAATCAGAGATGGAAAACAAACACGAG CCCCAACGAAAAAATCTCCCCTTAGATGACGATGTCTACGACGCTCTACACAGTATCCTAAGCGGAGAAAGAACGTTTCAAGACTGGCCTAAAAAATGTGATGCCAGTTTAAGGCAACGAGTGTACAAGAGATGGAAGAGTGGTGTCTACGAGCTCAAAGATGTTCATGACCCAATGGTAGGGAGCATATCCAAACGAATCGTAGAGAAGGAATCAAACTCCATTGTGGTTAAGAGGTCCGAAGTCTCAAAAATCGTAGATTGTGTCTATCAGGAAACGAAAGGTGATGGCGCCGCAAAGTTAAAAATCCATACTTCACATCAATATAGTGGCATATCCCGTAGGATCATACAAGCAAACCTCAATTCGatgaagcaaaatcaaaaggtCCGACCTCTCTTCCAAAACAAGGCTCCTCTGAGACCGATAAAAGCCTGTAAGGTACAGGAGAGGCATCAGGTTGACCTTGTGAGCATGGCAAGCATGCCAGCATCAATAGATGGCGACACATACAAGTACATTATGTCAGTAATAGACATCTTCAGTCGGTTTGTATTTTTGCGTCCGCTCCAAACAAAAGAGTCCGCTGAAGTTGCAGAACACCTGTTAGACATCTACAACGAACATGGCCCCCCTGAAATTCTCCAGAGCGATCAAGGAACAGAGTTTAAAGGTGTAGTTAAAACCATTTGTGAATCGCTTAATGTACGTATAATTAAAAGTGCTGCATATAGTCCACAGACACAAGGAAAAGATGAACGCTCTCACAGAACATGGAAAGAGAAAGTGAAGTTCGACATTCTTAATGGTCATCATGATGACCTTAACTGGGTGGAGTATCTCCCAGAGTATCAAAAGCTATACAACGAATCGCCACATAGCTCACTCGGATTCTTATCACCGTTTGAAGTGTACTTTGGTCGTCCTTCAAACAGACTGAAAAACAAATTGTCCCTTGGAAAGAAAAACGATTTCGAAGTTCAAGAAGAAAActataaaatgaaacaaaatattgatGAACTTACCAAAAAGGAAGAGCTGCGCGAATTGGCCGATGAGCGAGTCTTGGTCAGAAAGAAAGCACTGGAGGCCTCCAATAATGCAGCGAAGAATATGGTAAAGAGGGAATTGAAGCGACAACCTCCATCGCTGTATTATAAAGGGGAGACTATTTTAGTTCGGATCCCGACTTCCAAAAAAACAGTCAAGGGCAAGAAAAATTCTTTGAAATCCAGTTGTGAAGGACGAGTCGTAGACATAGATCATACAGCCCATAAATACCAAATTGAATTCAAGGATCCAAATACGCTCAAGTACAAGGCAGCTTGGTTTAAAGTTGACGATGTGACATCTTTAACAAAAGAGGACGAAAGCAAACGGCAACGAATTGCCCACGAACAGAGTTGTGGTGGTAAGCGAAAGACTTTCGCTGGCGAGCCTGATCAGGAAAAAGCACCATCAAAAGTCAAACGAACGGAGGCACAGTTTCAAAACCCCAGTGTATTAGACATCAGTATTGatcaaattttgtctgcggAGAAGTTGAATGGAGACACTGTGAACCTGTATTTTGACTTTTTAAGAGAGAAGCACACATGCGGGATGGAAGACTTGTGTTTAGGAAGTTCGTACTTCTATCCTTCATTGAAACAATCGGACGATAACAGAGAAAGATACAGAAAATATATCGGAAAAAAATCACTGTGGGAGTACGAAGATGTGATGATACCGGTTCACCTTGGTTTGGAAAAACATTGGCTTCTTGTCGTCATTAGTGTCCTAAATCTTTGTATTTACATTTACGATTCGGTCTGTAGCTCCCTGAGTACGTACAGAACTATATTCGACACTATCAAAACCAATTTCATCAGGAGAGAAGTCCAATGTTTATCTTCGGAAGAACGCGTACTTTTTCAGGAAGAAAACTGGGAAGAAGAAACCCCGAAGTGTCCTAAGCAAAAGAACGAAAAGGACTGTGGAGTGTTCACTTGTTTACTAGCCAAGAATTTGTTGTTCGCAAAAAACTCGGAAGACATCGAGTGGGACGACAATATTCGAAGTGAGATGGCAAGTGACTTGTTAAATCTATCAACAACTGAGACCAGAGTTGACGACCTTCCGGACAGCCTGCAATGGATCGTCCAAAATGGTTTTCAAGCGTCGCCTAAAGAAGTGCCGAAAATTAGACTGGATAGGGAAGTAGCCAATGCAGGACTAACTTATCGCCAGCCCCCCACACCTAAAGACGGCAATTGTTTATTCCACGCAATGAGTGACCAACTCACGAGAGTAGGAAAGGCTCCCCAAACGGCATCACAGCTCCGTTCTGACCTGGTCAGCTACCTCAGAAGTAACCCCACCACCCCTGATGGTATTCACTACCGTGAATTTATTAATCATGGAGGCTGGGATAGTTACCTGAGACGGATGTCAATGGATGGCGAATGGGGTGATTGGattgcactatggggacttacCAACATGCTAAATATTCCCGTGGCACTGGTATCTAGCCTAGGTGAGGCAGGATTGAGAATTATTAATCCCAATGCGCGCGAAGAGGAAACTGGTGACTTTGGGGCGTTAGCTTTGCTTGGCCACGAAGCAGAAGTCCATTTTCACAGCCTTGAGCCGGCTAGTGATACTGCCAATCCAAAGGACGTTGTTTCTGAATTAAAAGAAAGGTATGGCGAAGGGAAAGTGACAGAGGAGATATGTCCAAACTGTGGCAAAAAATTCCAATGCTTTTCAAAGGGGGTTTTTGAGGGCGCACACGGTATGTTGCAAGTTTATTCTGATGACAACGTATTTTGCGACAATTGTGAAAAATACGAGTTTAATTAG